One genomic window of Mucilaginibacter sp. SJ includes the following:
- a CDS encoding LTA synthase family protein, whose amino-acid sequence MLRNLFSFFRFFIFWLIFFAITRATFEIYFLHKLDNARMGEILQTFFWGLRLDVSATAYICIIPIVVFAVNWFIPKVRIKPIWLKAYVWFCLFCISLNTVLNFNIFREWGTKVSFRVFTSFYHAPSEAIASSGSSPVGKCIFIGIGLLTTGVVLSHFIINYQFKKPDARPSLKISLTMLLLCVNFVLMRGGLQAKPVSQNSAYFSEKQILNQSALNTEWNLFNNVFENLRPLYNPYLYDHPEEAIKTVDELYNVKNGATEQILTTSRPNVVIIQLESYTADVIESLGGDKGVAPNFENFIRNGLLFNNIYASGDRTDKGIIALMSGFPSQAIRTIISDTVKHQKLPAVSASFKTAGYETAYFYGGKSNYMSFDKFMKSHKVDHIIDEASFDNSHIKTQWGVYDDDLLTRSLQYSARQKQPFFNYVQTSSNHEPFVLPVKHHFNDDADVSNKFRSTAYFTDSCLNAYFEQARKQHWYKNTLFILVADHGHRLPRNTAEAYDPAKYHIPLLFFGEVIKPEYRGKKNSKLGGQTDLAATLLAQLGMSHNQFKWSKDLLNPNSKEFAFFDWDNGFGFMQPEQAVSYDNAGRTVIYNSKPNADKNTTEAALAYGKAYLQQVFTEYMGY is encoded by the coding sequence ATGTTAAGGAACCTTTTCAGTTTTTTCAGATTTTTTATCTTCTGGCTCATCTTCTTCGCTATAACGAGGGCCACATTTGAGATTTATTTTCTGCACAAGCTCGATAACGCCCGTATGGGTGAAATCCTTCAAACGTTTTTCTGGGGCTTAAGGCTCGATGTTTCGGCAACAGCTTATATCTGTATCATACCCATTGTAGTATTCGCTGTCAACTGGTTCATTCCAAAGGTTCGGATTAAGCCCATCTGGCTCAAAGCATATGTTTGGTTTTGCCTGTTCTGCATTTCGTTAAACACTGTACTTAACTTCAATATTTTCCGCGAGTGGGGCACTAAGGTTAGCTTCAGGGTGTTTACCTCATTTTATCATGCCCCTTCAGAAGCAATCGCGTCAAGCGGGTCGTCGCCGGTTGGTAAATGTATTTTTATCGGAATCGGATTACTTACGACTGGAGTAGTGTTATCTCATTTTATTATTAATTACCAATTTAAAAAGCCCGATGCCCGGCCAAGTCTTAAGATTTCGCTAACTATGCTATTGTTGTGCGTAAACTTTGTACTGATGCGCGGCGGTTTGCAAGCTAAGCCGGTAAGCCAGAATTCCGCTTATTTCTCCGAAAAGCAGATCCTCAACCAGAGTGCGCTCAACACCGAGTGGAACCTGTTCAATAACGTATTTGAAAATTTGCGTCCGCTCTATAATCCCTACCTGTACGACCATCCGGAGGAGGCGATAAAAACTGTTGACGAACTCTATAACGTAAAGAATGGTGCAACCGAACAAATCCTTACCACAAGCAGGCCCAATGTGGTAATTATCCAATTGGAAAGTTATACGGCCGATGTCATCGAATCATTAGGCGGTGATAAAGGGGTAGCGCCAAACTTTGAAAACTTCATCAGGAACGGATTGCTTTTTAACAATATCTACGCCTCCGGCGATCGTACCGACAAGGGCATTATCGCCCTCATGAGCGGCTTCCCTTCGCAGGCTATCCGCACCATCATCAGCGATACCGTTAAACACCAAAAGCTTCCGGCAGTATCCGCGTCATTTAAAACTGCAGGCTATGAAACCGCTTATTTTTATGGCGGAAAAAGCAATTACATGAGTTTTGATAAGTTCATGAAGTCACATAAAGTTGATCATATTATTGACGAGGCCAGCTTTGATAACAGCCATATAAAAACACAATGGGGTGTTTATGACGATGATCTGCTTACCAGGAGCCTGCAATATTCGGCCCGCCAAAAACAGCCATTCTTTAACTATGTACAAACATCATCCAATCATGAGCCTTTTGTACTGCCTGTTAAGCACCATTTTAATGATGACGCTGATGTAAGTAATAAATTCAGAAGCACAGCCTATTTTACCGACTCATGCCTGAACGCTTATTTTGAGCAGGCCAGAAAACAGCACTGGTATAAAAACACACTGTTTATCCTGGTGGCCGATCACGGTCACCGCCTGCCGCGTAATACTGCCGAGGCTTACGACCCGGCTAAATACCATATACCGCTTTTGTTTTTCGGCGAGGTGATCAAGCCCGAATATCGTGGTAAAAAGAACAGTAAACTGGGCGGACAAACAGACCTCGCAGCAACCCTGTTGGCTCAATTAGGTATGTCGCATAATCAGTTTAAATGGTCGAAAGATCTCTTGAATCCCAATAGTAAAGAGTTTGCTTTTTTTGATTGGGATAACGGGTTCGGCTTTATGCAACCGGAGCAAGCTGTATCTTATGACAACGCCGGCCGCACCGTGATCTATAACAGCAAACCAAATGCTGATAAAAATACTACTGAAGCGGCGCTTGCTTATGGTAAAGCTTATTTGCAGCAGGTGTTTACGGAGTATATGGGTTATTAA
- a CDS encoding ComEC/Rec2 family competence protein, with the protein MIANHKGEIPVVILLIPFLLGISVGINLRSVAYLMPLAVGFASLLILFLLLNFYYSRFKVYKRRWLGGIIIHLLLFLAGWIAVINNNELNNPGHFSKLPAQRLLVRINNEPQIKNGLIRFTADVLANINQQHSLPATGTLMISIKDSAAMQLAYGDELLIPGKYAAIDPPFNPAEFNYKKHLAHQNIYYQEFLYPGQYRLMQSHAGNTFIANALALRQQMVEKLKNQMHDPNAIAVASTLILGYKADLSEDVLQAYSKTGTIHVLSVSGAHVAIIWALLAFMLNFLNRFRHGRVIKAIIIIPIIWYYAMLTGFSPAVCRAAVMISTVIIGKTYNRYINNLNILAISAFILLLYNPLLITDVGFQLSYLAVAGLVVLQPVVYEWFTFSNKWIDKLWALCSVSIAAQVITFPLSAFYFHQFPVYFLFSNLFIIIPSAVIMYSGIFYLLLPQISFISAGLAWLLEKTILLMNAVLAWVEHLPFASINKIWLTATEHLLLCAIIICVFYFLYHRKIWLLRANIALILLLAVSISIKRYRLYTTNSIAFLNLRKDMGIVFKSGDHAIIVTDLADTDKTYNYSIRPYLDSCKISDVILYKPDQDIRSAFLRKQGNFIQFRNQSVALINNGYEDTIPAVKLKTDYLYITGNPKISLAIINKNHEYHSIIIDATNAPKTVQFIVDQTRTLHTNYVVLKRNKSFVATSN; encoded by the coding sequence ATGATCGCTAACCACAAGGGCGAGATCCCGGTTGTTATTTTACTGATTCCCTTTTTGTTAGGTATAAGCGTTGGAATCAATTTAAGGTCTGTCGCTTATTTAATGCCCTTGGCTGTTGGGTTTGCCAGTTTGCTAATATTATTTCTGCTGCTCAATTTTTATTACAGCCGCTTTAAAGTTTATAAAAGGCGATGGCTTGGCGGAATTATCATTCACTTATTATTGTTTCTTGCTGGCTGGATAGCTGTCATCAACAATAACGAACTTAATAATCCCGGTCATTTTTCAAAGTTGCCCGCGCAACGGCTGCTTGTACGCATTAATAATGAGCCGCAAATAAAAAACGGGCTGATCCGATTTACAGCCGACGTTTTGGCGAACATCAATCAACAACATTCCCTCCCGGCAACCGGGACGTTAATGATTTCCATAAAAGATAGTGCTGCGATGCAACTGGCTTATGGCGATGAACTGCTCATCCCCGGTAAATACGCTGCTATCGACCCGCCTTTTAACCCTGCCGAGTTTAACTATAAAAAGCACCTGGCCCATCAAAACATTTATTACCAGGAGTTTTTGTACCCGGGGCAATATCGCCTGATGCAATCACACGCCGGTAATACGTTCATAGCAAACGCGCTGGCGCTAAGGCAGCAAATGGTTGAAAAGCTAAAAAACCAAATGCACGATCCAAACGCTATAGCCGTAGCTTCCACCTTAATATTAGGTTATAAAGCTGATTTAAGCGAAGATGTGTTGCAGGCATATTCCAAAACCGGTACCATTCATGTGTTATCGGTTTCCGGCGCTCATGTGGCTATTATTTGGGCTTTGCTGGCATTTATGCTGAATTTCCTGAACAGGTTCAGACATGGCAGGGTGATCAAAGCGATCATCATTATTCCTATCATTTGGTATTACGCTATGTTAACCGGATTTTCACCCGCGGTTTGCCGGGCAGCAGTCATGATCAGCACGGTTATCATCGGTAAAACTTACAACCGGTACATCAACAATTTAAATATTCTGGCTATATCGGCTTTTATATTATTGCTTTATAACCCCTTGCTGATAACGGATGTAGGTTTCCAATTGTCATACCTCGCAGTTGCCGGCCTGGTAGTTTTACAACCCGTGGTTTATGAATGGTTTACTTTTTCTAATAAATGGATCGATAAACTCTGGGCTTTGTGTTCGGTATCCATTGCCGCGCAGGTCATTACATTCCCGCTGAGTGCTTTTTATTTTCACCAGTTCCCGGTTTATTTTTTGTTTAGCAACCTGTTCATCATCATTCCCTCGGCTGTTATTATGTATAGCGGGATCTTTTACCTGCTATTACCACAAATCTCCTTTATATCTGCCGGCCTTGCCTGGCTCCTCGAAAAAACCATCCTGCTTATGAACGCTGTACTGGCCTGGGTTGAGCACCTGCCCTTTGCAAGCATTAATAAAATATGGCTTACAGCAACCGAGCACCTGCTGCTTTGCGCTATCATCATTTGTGTTTTTTATTTCTTATACCATAGAAAAATATGGCTGCTGAGAGCAAATATTGCGTTGATACTTTTGTTAGCTGTAAGTATCAGCATAAAAAGATACCGATTATATACAACAAACAGCATCGCCTTTTTAAACCTGCGCAAAGACATGGGGATAGTATTTAAAAGCGGTGATCATGCTATCATAGTAACTGATCTTGCCGATACCGACAAAACCTACAATTATTCCATCAGACCATACCTGGATAGCTGTAAAATAAGTGATGTTATTTTGTATAAACCCGACCAGGACATCCGGTCGGCATTTTTACGAAAACAGGGTAATTTCATCCAATTCCGTAATCAATCTGTAGCGCTTATCAACAACGGTTATGAGGATACCATCCCGGCAGTAAAACTCAAAACCGACTACCTGTACATCACCGGGAACCCTAAAATTTCGCTTGCTATTATTAATAAAAATCACGAATATCATAGTATAATTATTGATGCCACTAATGCCCCTAAAACTGTACAGTTCATTGTGGATCAGACCCGTACCCTGCATACTAATTATGTGGTTTTAAAACGTAACAAATCGTTCGTGGCGACATCTAATTGA
- a CDS encoding MerR family transcriptional regulator, protein MPYKEREISKMYYTMGEVSAMFDVNQSLIRFYEKEFDVLQPKKNKKGNRYFTPEDIENFKIIFHLIRDKGYTLNGAKEHLKNNMGDTRDNQRVIDSLENLKKFLLEVRNQL, encoded by the coding sequence ATGCCTTATAAAGAACGTGAGATAAGCAAGATGTACTACACCATGGGCGAGGTATCGGCCATGTTTGATGTTAATCAGTCGCTTATACGTTTTTATGAAAAAGAGTTTGATGTTCTGCAACCTAAGAAAAACAAAAAAGGCAACCGGTATTTCACCCCCGAAGACATTGAAAACTTCAAGATCATCTTCCACCTCATCCGTGATAAGGGCTATACCCTGAACGGAGCAAAAGAACATCTAAAAAACAACATGGGCGATACCAGAGATAACCAGCGCGTTATCGATTCGCTCGAAAACCTCAAAAAATTCCTGCTTGAGGTACGCAATCAGTTGTAA
- the alaS gene encoding alanine--tRNA ligase, translating into MTATEIRQAFLDFFVSKGHTIVPSAPIVIKNDPTLMFTNAGMNQFKDIFLGEAAPKASRVADTQRCLRVSGKHNDLEEVGIDTYHHTMFEMLGNWSFGDYFKKEAIAWSWELLTEVYKLPKDRLYVTYFEGDEKEGLEADTETYELWKQYVAEDHILRGNKKDNFWEMGETGPCGPCSEIHFDSRPDNERAEVNGATLVNADHDQVIEIWNDVFMQFNRLKGGVLQPLPNKHVDTGMGFERLVRVLQGKTSNYDTDVFQPMIQFIADKSGKKYNSAAKPGDADWNDAVAMRVLADHIRAISFAIADGQLPASNKAGYVIRRILRRAVRYSYQTLGFKEPFFNQLVPLLAEQFKGVFNNLFEQKDFVQKVILEEELSFLRTLEKGLRRFDDLQEEIITNSLEKFPSTPKTFSSTEEVMKAIQDTANAAANSQIVVPGNLAFELLDTYGFPIDLTELISREKGWIIDMEGFNLALQQQKERSRAATAIDTGDWIVLKDDESVEFTGYDETETIAHIVKYRKVTAKGKEQYQLVLDKTPFYAESGGQVGDKGELVFPDGEIIQVTDTKKENGLIVHFTDKLPQDIDDALTAIVDPALRSQTNSNHSATHLLHAAMKQVLGSHVNQKGSLVNADYLRFDFSHFAKVTDEELAQIEAIVNQKVRENIPLKEERSVLYAEAITSGVTALFGEKYGEYVRVITFDDNFSKELCGGTHVKATGQIGFFKIIAESAVAAGVRRIEAITGVAAEKYIVTQNALVNQLKELLKNPKDLSKSIEGLLDENAKLKKEIEKSILEKSSGLKTELAQKAEAIGDINFIAQKVALPNADAVKNLAYQLKDIVSNLFLVLVADFDGKPGITVMIAENLVKEKGLHAGNIVKELAKEVKGGGGGQPFFATAGGNDISGLDNVLVKARSFVG; encoded by the coding sequence ATGACTGCTACTGAAATACGACAGGCTTTTCTTGATTTTTTTGTTTCAAAGGGACATACCATCGTTCCTTCGGCTCCAATTGTAATTAAAAACGATCCAACCCTGATGTTCACCAACGCGGGGATGAACCAGTTTAAAGATATATTTTTAGGCGAGGCGGCACCCAAGGCCTCCCGCGTGGCGGATACCCAGCGTTGTTTACGCGTGTCCGGCAAGCACAACGATCTGGAAGAGGTGGGTATCGATACCTATCACCACACCATGTTTGAAATGCTGGGCAACTGGAGCTTTGGCGACTACTTTAAAAAAGAAGCCATTGCCTGGAGCTGGGAGCTGCTTACCGAGGTGTACAAGCTGCCTAAAGACCGCCTGTATGTTACCTACTTTGAAGGCGACGAAAAGGAAGGCCTTGAAGCTGATACTGAAACCTATGAATTATGGAAACAGTATGTAGCGGAAGATCACATCCTCCGTGGTAACAAAAAAGACAACTTTTGGGAAATGGGCGAGACTGGTCCGTGTGGTCCTTGTTCAGAGATCCACTTTGATAGCCGCCCGGATAATGAGCGTGCCGAAGTAAACGGCGCCACTTTAGTTAATGCCGACCATGATCAGGTTATCGAAATCTGGAACGATGTATTTATGCAATTTAACCGCCTTAAAGGTGGTGTATTGCAACCGTTGCCTAACAAACATGTGGATACCGGGATGGGTTTTGAGCGTTTGGTACGTGTATTACAGGGCAAAACATCCAACTATGATACCGACGTTTTTCAACCAATGATCCAGTTTATTGCCGATAAATCGGGCAAGAAATATAACAGTGCCGCCAAACCCGGCGATGCCGATTGGAACGATGCTGTAGCTATGCGCGTACTGGCCGATCATATCCGTGCTATCAGCTTTGCTATTGCTGATGGTCAATTGCCTGCAAGTAACAAAGCGGGGTATGTGATCCGCAGGATTTTGCGTAGGGCGGTGCGTTATAGCTATCAAACTTTAGGTTTTAAGGAGCCTTTCTTTAATCAGTTGGTGCCGTTATTGGCCGAACAGTTTAAGGGAGTATTCAATAATCTTTTCGAGCAAAAGGATTTTGTGCAAAAGGTGATTTTGGAAGAAGAGTTATCTTTCTTGAGAACGTTGGAAAAGGGGTTAAGGAGATTTGATGACTTACAAGAAGAAATTATAACTAATAGTCTCGAGAAATTCCCTTCTACTCCAAAGACTTTTTCAAGCACGGAAGAAGTTATGAAGGCTATTCAAGATACGGCTAATGCGGCTGCGAATTCTCAAATTGTTGTGCCGGGAAATCTCGCATTTGAACTGTTAGATACTTACGGCTTTCCAATTGATTTGACGGAATTAATCTCAAGAGAAAAAGGATGGATAATTGATATGGAAGGTTTTAATTTGGCGCTACAACAGCAAAAAGAACGTTCTCGCGCTGCCACTGCTATCGATACCGGCGATTGGATCGTCCTAAAAGATGACGAATCTGTAGAGTTTACTGGTTACGACGAAACCGAAACCATTGCCCATATTGTAAAATACCGCAAGGTAACTGCTAAGGGCAAAGAACAATACCAGCTGGTATTGGATAAAACACCTTTCTATGCTGAAAGTGGCGGCCAGGTAGGGGATAAGGGCGAACTGGTTTTTCCTGATGGGGAGATCATCCAGGTTACGGATACTAAAAAAGAGAACGGACTGATAGTTCATTTTACGGATAAACTGCCGCAGGATATTGACGATGCTTTAACAGCCATTGTTGATCCCGCCTTACGCAGCCAAACCAACAGTAACCACTCGGCTACGCACTTGCTGCATGCTGCCATGAAACAGGTGTTGGGCAGCCACGTAAATCAAAAAGGCTCATTGGTTAATGCAGATTACCTGAGATTCGATTTTTCGCACTTTGCTAAAGTTACTGATGAAGAGCTGGCGCAGATCGAGGCCATCGTAAACCAAAAGGTGCGCGAAAATATTCCGCTTAAAGAAGAGCGCAGCGTATTGTATGCCGAAGCTATTACCAGTGGCGTAACCGCTTTGTTTGGTGAAAAATATGGTGAATACGTACGTGTGATAACTTTTGATGACAACTTTAGCAAGGAGCTTTGTGGCGGTACACATGTGAAAGCTACCGGACAAATTGGTTTCTTTAAAATTATTGCCGAAAGCGCCGTAGCCGCCGGTGTTCGCCGTATTGAAGCTATTACCGGTGTTGCTGCCGAAAAATATATCGTTACTCAAAATGCTTTGGTTAACCAGTTAAAAGAACTGCTTAAAAATCCAAAAGACCTTTCAAAAAGCATTGAAGGTTTGCTGGACGAAAACGCTAAACTGAAAAAAGAGATCGAAAAATCGATCCTTGAAAAATCATCAGGCTTAAAAACTGAGCTGGCCCAAAAAGCCGAAGCTATTGGCGATATCAATTTCATCGCCCAAAAAGTAGCCCTGCCTAATGCCGACGCGGTTAAAAACCTGGCTTACCAGCTTAAAGATATCGTATCAAACCTGTTCCTGGTGCTGGTTGCTGATTTCGATGGCAAACCAGGCATTACTGTGATGATTGCCGAAAACCTGGTGAAGGAAAAAGGCCTGCATGCCGGTAACATTGTTAAGGAACTGGCAAAAGAAGTTAAGGGCGGCGGTGGCGGTCAGCCGTTTTTCGCTACCGCAGGTGGCAATGATATAAGTGGATTGGATAATGTACTGGTGAAGGCCCGGAGTTTTGTAGGGTAA
- the gatB gene encoding Asp-tRNA(Asn)/Glu-tRNA(Gln) amidotransferase subunit GatB, producing MTVLADGVAEKYELVIGLEVHAQLSTSSKVFSADSAAFGAEPNRHVSAVSLGHPGTLPFINKKAVEYAVKMGLACNCTINLNNSFARKNYFYADLPKGYQISQDHAPICLNGYVPVKLADGTEKNIALHHIHMEEDAGKSMHDQHHADSLIDLNRAGVPLVEIVSEPDMRSAEEAGQFLTEMRKILRYLDICDGNMEEGSMRCDANISVRLKGATTYGNRCEVKNLNSIRNVQRAIEHEFVRQVNIIEAGGHIDQNTLNFNADTGETSVLRSKEMANDYRYFPEPDLPPLKLSNEYVDNIRKSLPALPGQLYHKYTEQLGLTAYDASVITADRDTAFYFESLIKHTDHYKAAANWLMGAVRSYLNDHNQTIGNFAVTPQNLAALIKLIDTGVINNSVASHKLFPAMIKEPGKKPDDLAKELNLLISADGDDVTRFIKDAIAKYPDKVKEYQKGKKGVLGLFMGEIMKSSKGKIDPQKTNQLLIKELEAK from the coding sequence ATGACAGTTCTCGCAGACGGGGTAGCTGAAAAGTACGAGTTGGTGATAGGCCTCGAAGTACATGCACAGCTATCTACATCAAGTAAGGTATTCTCGGCAGATTCGGCTGCCTTTGGTGCCGAACCTAACCGCCATGTTAGCGCGGTATCGCTGGGGCATCCCGGCACTTTGCCCTTTATTAATAAAAAAGCGGTTGAATATGCCGTTAAAATGGGCCTGGCCTGTAATTGCACTATCAACCTGAATAACAGCTTCGCCCGTAAGAATTATTTTTATGCCGATCTGCCTAAAGGCTACCAGATCAGCCAGGACCACGCGCCTATTTGCCTTAACGGTTATGTGCCCGTGAAACTGGCCGATGGCACAGAAAAGAACATAGCCCTGCACCACATTCACATGGAAGAGGATGCCGGGAAAAGTATGCATGATCAGCATCATGCCGATTCACTGATCGACCTGAACCGCGCTGGTGTACCGCTGGTGGAAATCGTATCTGAACCGGATATGCGCAGCGCCGAAGAGGCTGGCCAGTTCCTGACCGAAATGCGTAAAATTCTCCGCTATCTTGATATTTGCGATGGTAACATGGAAGAGGGCAGCATGCGCTGCGATGCTAATATTTCGGTGCGGCTTAAAGGGGCAACTACCTATGGTAACCGTTGCGAGGTAAAAAACCTTAACTCTATCCGCAATGTGCAGCGCGCTATTGAACATGAGTTTGTTCGCCAGGTAAACATTATTGAAGCCGGCGGTCACATCGATCAAAATACGCTGAACTTTAATGCCGATACCGGCGAAACCTCAGTGCTCCGCTCAAAAGAAATGGCCAACGATTACCGCTACTTCCCCGAGCCGGATCTGCCGCCTTTGAAGCTTAGCAATGAATATGTAGATAACATCCGTAAAAGCTTGCCTGCACTGCCCGGACAGTTGTATCATAAGTACACTGAGCAATTGGGCTTAACCGCTTATGACGCGTCGGTTATCACCGCTGATAGGGACACAGCCTTTTATTTTGAATCGCTGATAAAACATACCGATCATTATAAAGCCGCTGCCAATTGGCTCATGGGGGCTGTGCGCTCATACCTGAATGATCATAACCAAACCATTGGTAACTTTGCTGTTACGCCGCAAAACCTTGCCGCACTCATCAAACTAATTGACACCGGGGTGATAAATAATTCTGTAGCTTCGCACAAATTATTCCCTGCCATGATCAAAGAGCCCGGCAAAAAACCGGATGATTTGGCTAAGGAACTTAACCTGCTGATCAGTGCCGATGGCGATGATGTGACCCGTTTTATAAAGGATGCTATCGCCAAATATCCTGATAAGGTTAAGGAATACCAAAAGGGCAAAAAGGGCGTTTTAGGCCTGTTTATGGGCGAGATCATGAAAAGTTCAAAAGGGAAGATCGACCCACAGAAAACTAACCAGCTATTGATAAAGGAATTAGAAGCTAAGTAA
- a CDS encoding TlpA disulfide reductase family protein — protein MKVKNMAAGALLLLSAGMYSCKNESQFSVSGTIKNPGNLKAVYLIEADSSGLKVVDSTSLGEGGKFEFKHVALYPNLFKLRVGNTGTQGSEMQGENLYDFIAKNGDDIEFETDNNSKNHEYTIKGSDDSDKIKEFNRISNLYGDKNAKLFAEYQEKSRGERNDSLLKIYMPIFLKNVNESGEAVLKFVNDNKKSLAGFYAATTLDPTKYEAQLIKFADEIRGDFKDNPTVQKFIAQMDKAKPISLGHKAPGFTVNGIDGKQINLSDYKGKYVMIDFWASWCQPCRQENPNVVKQYNAFKDKGFNILGVSLDKDKAPWQKAISDDKLTWAHGSDLNGFEGPTERLYHIEAIPSNFIIDPQGNIVAKNITGADLEAFLNKTFK, from the coding sequence ATGAAAGTTAAAAATATGGCTGCCGGCGCGTTGTTATTGCTTAGCGCGGGCATGTACTCTTGTAAAAACGAATCACAATTTAGTGTTTCGGGAACTATCAAAAATCCGGGTAACCTTAAAGCTGTTTATTTGATTGAGGCCGATAGCTCGGGCTTAAAGGTTGTTGATTCAACTTCGTTAGGCGAGGGCGGTAAGTTTGAGTTTAAGCATGTGGCGCTTTACCCAAACCTGTTTAAACTTCGGGTAGGCAATACCGGTACGCAGGGTAGTGAAATGCAGGGCGAAAACCTGTACGATTTCATTGCTAAAAATGGCGACGATATTGAGTTTGAAACAGACAATAACAGTAAGAACCATGAGTATACTATCAAAGGTTCTGATGATTCGGATAAGATAAAGGAGTTTAACCGCATCAGTAATCTTTACGGTGATAAAAATGCTAAGCTTTTTGCCGAATACCAGGAAAAATCTCGCGGTGAGCGGAACGATTCGCTGCTGAAGATATACATGCCTATATTTTTAAAGAACGTGAATGAAAGCGGCGAGGCAGTTTTAAAATTTGTGAACGATAACAAAAAATCGCTTGCGGGCTTTTATGCAGCTACCACGCTCGATCCTACCAAATACGAAGCCCAGCTTATTAAATTTGCCGATGAAATCAGGGGCGATTTTAAAGATAATCCTACTGTACAAAAGTTTATCGCGCAGATGGATAAGGCTAAGCCGATATCCCTCGGTCATAAAGCGCCCGGGTTTACCGTTAACGGTATTGATGGCAAGCAAATTAATTTGTCTGATTACAAAGGCAAATATGTAATGATTGATTTTTGGGCTTCATGGTGCCAGCCTTGCCGCCAGGAAAATCCTAATGTGGTTAAACAATACAATGCCTTTAAAGATAAGGGCTTTAATATTTTAGGAGTATCGCTTGATAAAGACAAAGCGCCATGGCAGAAAGCTATCAGCGATGATAAGCTTACCTGGGCCCATGGCTCGGATTTAAACGGCTTTGAAGGCCCTACAGAAAGGCTTTACCATATTGAAGCTATTCCTTCAAATTTTATTATCGATCCGCAGGGAAATATTGTTGCCAAGAATATTACGGGGGCCGATCTTGAAGCTTTTTTAAATAAAACATTTAAATAG
- a CDS encoding response regulator transcription factor: protein MSSTAKQKILIVDDEPDILELIEYNLKKEGYQVFLARNGQEAVAEAKKALPDLIVLDIMMPKMDGIEACRIMRTMPEFKNTFMVFLTARSEEYSEIAGFNVGADDYIAKPIKPRALVSRINAILRRNAPAEDVIDNKLEIGDLVIDREAYLVYKNGVKAVLAKKEFELLYLLASKPGKVYTREVILKNIWEDSVVVTNRTIDVHIRKLREKLGDDCVATVKGVGYKFEA from the coding sequence ATGAGCAGCACCGCAAAACAGAAAATACTTATTGTTGATGATGAACCGGATATTTTAGAACTGATTGAGTATAACCTCAAAAAGGAAGGTTACCAGGTGTTTTTAGCACGTAACGGCCAGGAAGCTGTTGCCGAGGCAAAAAAGGCCCTGCCTGATCTGATTGTACTTGACATCATGATGCCTAAAATGGATGGGATAGAGGCATGCCGCATTATGCGCACCATGCCCGAGTTTAAAAATACCTTTATGGTGTTTTTAACAGCCCGCAGCGAGGAGTATTCGGAAATTGCAGGTTTTAACGTAGGTGCCGATGATTACATTGCAAAACCTATCAAACCACGCGCGCTGGTTAGCCGCATAAACGCCATACTTCGTCGTAATGCTCCTGCCGAAGATGTAATTGATAATAAACTGGAAATAGGCGACCTGGTTATTGACCGCGAAGCTTACCTGGTTTATAAAAACGGTGTTAAGGCTGTATTAGCCAAAAAAGAATTTGAACTGTTGTACCTATTAGCTTCGAAACCCGGCAAAGTTTATACCCGCGAGGTGATCCTTAAAAACATCTGGGAAGATTCGGTAGTGGTTACCAACCGTACCATCGACGTACACATCCGTAAACTGCGTGAAAAACTGGGCGACGATTGCGTTGCTACTGTGAAGGGCGTGGGTTATAAGTTTGAGGCTTAA
- a CDS encoding DUF7674 family protein produces the protein MSAWRKRAIECLPASKREFEDPETSIYTVFMELLPATVAPHRNNDTTQLKKNYDFAEWCFRQKSEELWSAAGVSFYEHLGDTTETLQAMHLWVKRDIYIEIRPLLKQRLDEATLKAIDGLYGLQNDKVKHGYS, from the coding sequence ATGAGCGCCTGGCGAAAAAGGGCAATTGAATGCCTACCTGCCTCTAAAAGAGAATTCGAAGATCCTGAAACCTCTATTTATACCGTTTTCATGGAATTACTGCCCGCAACCGTTGCCCCACATCGCAACAATGATACTACGCAGCTCAAAAAGAACTATGATTTTGCCGAATGGTGTTTCAGACAAAAGTCCGAAGAGCTATGGAGTGCCGCCGGAGTATCATTTTATGAACATCTGGGTGATACGACCGAAACACTTCAGGCCATGCATCTATGGGTTAAACGGGATATATATATCGAAATCAGGCCGCTCCTGAAACAACGGCTTGACGAAGCTACTTTGAAAGCTATAGATGGTTTATACGGCCTGCAAAACGACAAGGTAAAACATGGCTATTCCTGA